The following nucleotide sequence is from Hevea brasiliensis isolate MT/VB/25A 57/8 chromosome 7, ASM3005281v1, whole genome shotgun sequence.
aattcataattataagtgtattaatatattatataatatgcttAATTCTTAATTCATATATATACCTTAGAATTAaagatatataattaaaatttatattatatgatattttatgataataattatacaaaattatttaagaactTGAAATCCAAATATAAACCGAATTAAATTAgactgaaaataaaatattgaaaccAATTTAAATCATCATCGTACCAAAAATTCGATTTAAAACTAATTTGTAAACAAACCGAAATCACACACCTCTACAAGTTAGGTAGGCTGCAACGGATCCAGCCATTTCCTTCCATTATTTATACTTGAAAACCCTGAAAATTTTAAGGAATTAATCTGTATTGGCCTAACTATAAtgaagtttaattataatatgttCAACATTCTAAGATAATTTTGTCTAATTtagtaaatcaacaaaaaaaataatgttatgtatttatttcacatatatatatatatgtgtgtgtgtgtgttcatatgttaataagattatcaaaatttataaaacgGAAAATGACTTTTTACTTTTAAAAATGAAagtcattttccttaaaattaacttaatttttctttgaccaataaaatatttttcgttgACTAATTTTTCTGAATACCCTAAATACCAAAAAatacagaaaatattttttaaaaaaatagttttcGTGAAATAAACAGAGCCTTAGTTTAATATTTGAGTAATTGAGTGTCTAATTCATAAATAATTGACTAATTCTTATGTTGTGTGTAATAAATACATCATTCAAAGACAATGGTAAAGtaataaataatgttaatcaGAGTTTTAATTTAGTGCTCAAAATtgtagaatttaattaaatttaaatactaatcgaagttaaaaataaataaataattaagaatataaatttaaataataaaaataaagttcTTATTACTGAAATGAAAGGATAGAGGTGAATTAATAGACTAACGCAAGAGTTCATAAAGCATGAAAGTTTTCAACTAATTAGTTATTTAGCCCCTAGACCTTATAAACCTCTTAGAATTCATTACTTTTTTAGATGTGGGACTCTTGACACTTCTCATTAAGTGGCAGCCAGGAAATTTAGTTGAAATTTGAAATCCTCTTCTGAAAgagaaattattaggtgcacccAGTATATATATGTACTATCTTTCATAATTATGTGAGACCCACTCTCTATGTTACAGGGAGGACCCACTTTTTTGTGAGAGAGAGAGCACTATTTTTTAGTGCTTCCGGTATATCTAATAATTAACCATTCTGAAATCTAAATTTCGATATGTAGCAGCAATACCATGAAGTATGAAGATTGGGCTTACTTATACTTAAACCAACTATTACTAAAAGATTAGAATTAAACAATTAGTTATTCTTGGCCCTTATAAACCCCTTGGATTCCTTCCTCTTTTAAAGTGGGACTCTTGACAACATTTCAAGATTtggtaaatatttttatttcttatatATTTTATGAGCTTTTATCATAAAATATGtccaattaataataaataaaataaataaataatgagtTAAGAAGAAGCAGCTCCAAGCCAGAGAACTAtctatattttcttttccccATTATTGATCTAGTGATATTATCGATGAGTGATGTTATGATTCAACTTGTAAATATAACTTGATATTTTATGATatgtttgaatttgtatatctccggcgttttattttaatttatttaatattctgTAAGAGAAATCAAAGACTAAATTCCACCCTCAAAGTCTTAAAATTAAGGTTCATTTGGCCCAAAGACCACATATTTTAACAACTAATTCCGGCATTTATTTACATTGTTCACAAGagttacatatatatgtatagcaTCATTGACGATGTGGTCTGATAGGGCTGACTCCTTAGAGTCTAAGCCATTAATTTCTAGGGTATTTTACACTTTAATCTATGAGTTATGATAAAGTTATAGTTTAGTCTTTATGTATTTTTATGAGAAATAAGTTTTTGTTTTTGATGTATGTTTCTATTAACAAAATAGTTATTCTATTAAAATTCACAGTTAGTTAATCGTAATTAAAGCGGTTAACCTAAATTTaagaactaaattattatttagagGACTAAATTGTTATAAAACATAAAATGTGATGgactaaattattataattttcaaCTAACTAAcggttaattttaataaaaatactatTTTGTTAGCATAAACATATATAGACTTTATGGAGTAACTTGTTTCTTATAAAGATAGAGAGATTAAACTGTAATTTTGTCATATGTTGAGGacttaattataaattatccTAATTTCTAAGTTTCTTGGAGTTTAGAAATTAACAAATGCAGTGAATTAAGAGAACTTCTAAAGAGGAGTAAGAGTTTGaattatgagataaaaaaaaaaaaagaaagaaagaaagaaaatgaggCTAATTATTAGATACACCGGGAGCACTAAAAAATACTGCTCTCTCTCATATAGAAAACTGAATTATTTCTATAATATATAGAGTAGATTACATATGATTGTAAGTAAGAAATAGTGCATGTGTATTGGATGCATCTAATAATTTCTTGAAAAAGGAAAACTTAGAGGAAAAAAAAAGTGAAAGGAAAGAAAGATTGCAGGGATAGGATCTTGTGAAAGTTTTAATGAGAAGGAGATGAGATTCAATAAAATGTTCTTGAACATTACAATTACACAGCAAAATTAAACAAGATAACAACTCAATCTTGATTAATAAATTTACAAGATTCAAAACCACCACTAGTACACAATTAACTCATATGTACCCAATTTTTCTCTCTCATCTGAGCATTGAGCCCACCGTGTTTGGAGCTGGCTGGCAATTCTTCACCAAAGAAGAGTAACCTATGTTAGGCACTGTCAATCCTGAGAATGGGAAACCAGCTGTTGGTCTATTAGCCCCAGCTTGTTCTAAAGATTGCACTTGTTTCTTCAAGAACTTCACATAATGTATAGCCTCATCTAACATAGAAGCAGTGTCCATTTTGGTTCCTCCTGGCACTAGTCTCTGCAGAATCCTTATCCTCTCGCTTATTCTTTCCCTTCTATGCCTGGCTGCCACACTCTGTGGATCCTTGGATATCTTCACGTTCCTTCTCTTTGGAGGCTTTATCGATTCTGGGTCAATATGGATGGGCTGCATTGCAGCTATGCGAAAGATCATCTCTCTAATTGCTGAAGTAGAGTTCTTCTTCTCCATTGAAGATAAGAAAGAGTTTACATTTGTGAATGGAGGGAGAAACTTGAATTTGCTAGTGACCATATTGGGTTGGAGAGATCCTGTCAATGGTTCTTGCATTGAAGTGGTCATAAATGGCATGGAAGGAGGTGGGCTGATGATTGGCGGTGAAGTGGCATGTGGGTTATGATGAGTAGGTGGTGAGGTTACAATGCTAGTGGGATTTCCATTGGAGAATTGGGTTTCCTGCAGTGTAGAAGTAGAGGTACTGTGGAAAGGCTCACAGAAATCAGGAAGCTTTTCCATCTGCATCATCATTGTCATCATGTCCATGTGTTCCTCtcctgatgatgatgatgatttcaTCATGTCAACATCCATGATTCTCAGTCTCCCTTATTTTGAAAAGTTCCCCCAAGATTTCAGGAAAAGAACAGAAAGTCTCTGCAAGTGagaaatagaaagagagggaaggAGAGCGGAATGGGCTGAAAACTGGGGGAGTGATGAGCTGAGCAACAGAGGTATGGAGAAGCTGATGAAAGAAGACAGATAGAAATGTTATAGAGAATTAGGTGTTATGCAGAGATAAAAGGAGATGGAAAAGTGGTAGAAAAGTGTGGCGAAGAGATGGAAAGTGCAGGATTATCTCAGAAAACCCATCGCCCATTCGGCAGGGTTACAGAAGTGGGAGGCTTTATATAGCAACTTGTTTGCAATATTTAATTCATGCAAAATTGACAGAGAGGAGTCTCAGCTCATTTATGATGAATTTATGATTTTTGATAGTGACCGCCCATTATGTGGGGCTAACCCTAAAGATATCTATTAACAGCCATCCGATCTTTGCTAGTGATAAAAAATCTCAACTACAAGTAGAAAAGATCAACGGTAATTAGACCTTTCATGGATTTAGGCCCACATAGTAGAGGGCTCAGATTAAAGGGCATTGGTGCATGAACCACTTTGAGACTTTCTTTTATGACCCTTCAATAAGTGCTTTTGATCTTTGATTGCAACTGTGCAAGTGTTATTGATTTGCTTTGCCTAGTAACgtttttttacaattttttttgcaCTAAAAAAGAACATTCAAACCCCACACTCACATGACATTTGTCAGAAGAGCAACCCACCTAAACCCATGATTTATCAATCTCAAGGTAAACGACCCACCCACCACCGTCTGCCTTGCCTTGCATTGCCGGTGGAGGATTCCGCTGTGCCAGTAGCTGCTGGACTGCTGCAGAGATGCTAAACACTGATTTGGGTCGGGGATTATTAGGGACCTACTTCTATATATGCTACAGAAAACTGACGCTGGGGTCTCACTCTGCTTCCTTTGGCACACTTTTCAAAGCAGATTAGGGGTTGATGGTGACTCTCTCTGGCCCTTGTGCAAGTACACAACCCGATCATTTGTTGTACTGGTAAATTTCTTAGCTGGTAATTTGACTTTAGCTTCGTAAGGTGCCTTTCGGCTCTCATGgaattttaattaatcaatacgtatgacataattttaatttataaaatcagAAGGATTTATTAATTTGCAGAGATAACAGaagttataaaaattaataaattatgctctGGCAAGAAGATGATTCAAATAAGGGAACATGTTCCCTCTTAAAAGCTTCCAACTTATGAATAAGAAAGAATAATCCAAAATCTAAAGAATGGCTATTTGTGTAACTGTGAGTGTTGGTTGTTCAATTCTTTCCTTTCCCATTGAATTATTATTATCAACTTCATCCTCCATAGGACCCCCCCTTATCTTCACAGCATAAAGATTTAAGTCATGCACGTGGTGGAAGGGCTCTCTTCAAATGGAAAATAGAACTCACTAGAGATTTATCATCAGAACCCTGAGTATACTCATAGTAAGCAACTAAGCTAGTATTCATTCTGTTTCAGAAACCCCAATATGCATAATACAgagaatataataatatatttaaaaaaattacacaAAACTATTTATGATATTATATTTTATTGCTATTCTGAGCAGATAACTGAACCTTCTCAGAAAGTGGTCCCTTTCATTCTCTCTCCCTTCAACATGATAATCTTCACCATCCCCATAAGTTACCTCAAATGGACAAACCAGTACCCACAATGGAACTGTTTCTTTTCATGTTGTCTAGCTTTTATTCTCATTACCACCATTAAAACTAAAGAACCCATTTTTTTTAACTGCCCAAAGAACAATGAAAGCTACTGTTATCAAGTGAAGGAAGAGCTGTAGTAGGGGAGGCCTGGCCCTATCTTGATTCTAAAGCCGTGTGTTTCAATTAAATAGGTGCACACGGGCTCCATATAGTCAACTCTATATAAAGAGATAAACAGTTGCTTTCATGAATGCAGTCTTGTGTCAAACCCTGCAAATTGTAAAGCTAGCAAGACACGGACGGGCTCCCTAATCAAAAGTATAGGTCATGAAATTAATACTTACACGCACCCAGTTCTGTTCAGTCCAATTGAAAGGataagtttttcttttttttttttttaaaaaaaaagaaaaatttctctGAGTCTGAGAGAGAGTTTTGATTCATCCATTTAGAATTGGACTAATATATATGACAGTTTGGTTCTCTGCCAATTTCTTTTTGGCAATAAAAACAATGATTAAAAAGCTGAGACTGCCACACTAAGTAATGATTGAGTTTATCTTATTAGTTGTCAATGCTTATGATCAAGTATATATATAAATGCACACATTGCATCAATACATGTCATAGTTTTTGTCCAATTTCCTGTAAGCATAAGAGAATCCAAGAACATAATATATTTGTACAACGTCTGAAATTTGTAAGAGCATTTAAATCACTCAAATTCATTTGCATTTGTATTTTCTAGAATTATTTAATTTGTAGTGAAAGGGATTAATATATAATGTTAAATAGTACAATATCCCATTATTACTATCCTCGTATTGGAATCAAATGTTTGTTTCTTTGTGTTAAGATGAGTTTTGCTTCGTTAGCCATTAACCACAGTTTAATAAGTTTGTTCTTCATTTTTTAAACTCTAAACCTTGTATTACATAAGAGTTAAATACAAACTACTAGTTGAATTACACATTAGAAATTATGCAAAAAAGATAAAACacttctcacttttttttgttaaaaaaaaaagtttgatttatcaaaaattattttatgcaacTGTTGTATgtataagatattaattttaaccgttaattatgataaaatcatttattaatatttatgaaaatatatagataaaaaaaaattattaatgggACGTGATTAGAGGTGCGTGAAATCTATGCATTTATTAAGTGGATTCTAccatatatatttatatgttgGGTTTATTATGAACCGAGTCTTGATAAGAAAAATCTCTAATGAGATTTTCCATGATTTTGGCTGTAATTCCTTACAATTTTTAATTCTTcacattttcattttcattttcaattatgGTTATATTTGGGGTGAATGGATTCAAAGATTgaaatcatttttaattaaaaaaagtttATGGTTCAAATCAGACAGGATTAATTTGGTTGAAATACCAATTTCCTGGAAAATTTTGAGGCAATCTTATAGTCTATTTGAAAGCCTAACGCCTTCACTCAACTAACACAAAGATTTTAAAGCCAAATCTATTGATAGAGTTAGTTGAGTGAAGGTTTTAGACTTTTAGCTACAAGGACTGGGCTTGGCAGACCATAAGAGTACAAGTAGctagtctattgactttacattCTGAGCGACATGGAACAGATCGAAGCAGCCCCATTTAATGTTCAAACCCCATTCCCAACCAGCCTTTTAAGGACCAACTCCGACAACGCCTCTGAATTTGCCCCATCTACCTCTTTGCTTTGGGCCAACTCTATGGAAGCCCCTCGCTACATTGGGTTTGAACTGTCAACCCATCTTCAAAAATCCAGACAGTAAGAGAAGACTGCACTTTTGGAGATTCATTTGCTTAATTACAAAGAAAATGAACGTTCCCATTTTTAAGATTGATTGAAATATTTCATTTTTCAAGGATTGGAATCAATCACGAGatttaaaaatgaaataataTTAACTAGACAGCGTCAGATGGGACCAAGCATGTCCGACCAGCCGCGGCTTTTTATACAATCCGCCGAATGTGCCTCTGTCTTTTTCGTCACCACTGCACAATATTACGACATCTCCACCGTTCACCTCACACAAGAGCCATTCAGATCTCCTAACTTTGCAATACAACTACGGAGAAGCCATCCCAAAGGCAGTCCTAAAACTTAATCCATTGAGACCGATAGCACGGAATCATTGCTCCCTCCCCTGCCCTAACAAAGCTCGTACTGTAAGCAGAGATGCCTAGAACACGCGTTAATTGATGCATTGATGAAGCACAGCTGTAATCCAATCACTGCTCACTTCTCTCACGCTATCTCAATGTGACATGTTGTCCCTACTCTTCCTCTTCCCCTCTCTAAACTTAAGCTTCTCTCTTGCTTCGTTTACCTCCCACTCCTGTGTTCTCCATGGCAGCTCCAGCTCCTGCTctatatctcttcttcttcatcatctttctCGCTCTCAGTTCAATTACCCATGCCCAAGTCGAAGAAACAGGCTTGAAGATAACGGTGGACGCTCTAGAATGGCCAATGGCGATGTCCATGTACAGTAATTTGGAGGAGAAAGGTGAGTTTGGTGATGGGTTTATAGATTTAGATGGTGAGGAGGATGGTGATGAGAAGATGGGTGAGCGCAGATCTTTGTTTTGGAGAAGAGTACGTTACTATATCTCATATGGAGCTCTAGCAGCTAATAGGATTCCTTGCCCTCCACGTTCTGGGAGATCATACTACACCCACAATTGTTTTAAGGCTAGAACCCCTGTTAACCCCTACACTAGAGGATGTTCCAGGATTACTCGTTGCAGGAGATGAGTCTGCACTTTTTATACTCTGTTGATTGCATGTGTCAGTCTTGGTTATTAGTGGGGTTGGTATGTGTTTGTGAGTGGATTTGTTCAAGAACATAATTGGTTCATGGGTTTTTAATGAGGATTTGTAATGCTATTTTCATGTATGGATTGatgaaggatgaacaatgtgATTGTAGTATAATTATTGTTTGTTCTGTAATTTAAAGCTGGTTCTTGATAATTCATACGccatttttaattcattattatgctttcttcacatctctagctCTTGGCACTTGGCGGGAGAGGGAGTGTGTGTTACGGTGAGATTCATGTGAGACCTATTAGGATTAACAATTTACTCAgaactttcaatatatgagagcGTTGGTTAAAGTTTTATAAATTCTCATGAAGTTGGCCAACCACCCTTCAGCAACTAACGCAGCTCCATAAGTGTGGTGGTTGAGTATATTAAAAAGGGGATCCAATGCCATGTATTTGCTATTTTTGTTTCAAAttttttcacagaaaattcaattTAGATAGATCTTGTGATGAAGAGATGGAGAGAGATCATTAGAAAATTGGTAACACATGGCCCAACTCAGTTGCTGTGCTCGCAGATTGAGTAGTGTAGATAATTAGATATAGTACACAATTCCACCTTTGAAAAATTCAGAAGTTAATCCCATATAAATCTATAAACTTTGTTTTCTATAACCAAATTTGATTCCATCTAATAATGccaaacttaaattaaaattgattcttaaaaaaaaaattagattagaTTAATGTCTTTGAGTTCCTTTTCTTCTCAAAAAGAAAATTGGTGTAGTAATAATTGGAGAGAAGAAATTATTTTGGGTGATATAGTCCAGCCCACTTACACACCCTTTACTTGGGTATTGGGTTAGGCCTGCATCTAGAATTAATTGGTCCACTATTGCTCATTGCTTGCGAGGCTAGATTACTTTTGCTCCGTGTTAATATTTCAGGACATGGGCTCCGATGATCCAAAAGGTCTTATTGCATTGGCCCCTCCCTAATGGACCCATCGGTTTGCCAGTTGCAATACCGACCATACTAAATTAATGATTTTTTGGCTGCAAAATGTAGAGAAAATAAATCAAGTTTAACTCTATCTCAAAAAAAAGAGATTTATCTAAGTTATATATATAGGTCAAATACCTCATCCAAAATCAATGTGAGACAACACACCCCTCTCACACGTCTAAGCATGAATATCTGGAGCGTGAATCTGATACTTTCTAGAGAAAATAGATCAAGCCTAACTTCACTCAAAGAATAGATTAAGAATAGAAAGTTTGCTTAAGACATATATATAGTTCAAATACTTAATCGCAAATCAATGTGGTACAATGCAAAATACCCACAGGCCAAATCACAATTTAATCCAACCCAATTTTAagggttttctttttttttctcagtTATGTTTATAATCTTTTAAAATGGGTGAAGGttaaaaattaagtgaaattagtgATAGAGCTGGATTTGAACAAACAATCTACATATCTTACCCaaatatgaataaaatataatatgtatataaattcgtAACAGGCAAGTCTCAACCAAATGAAAGGATGTAAGCCAATATGCCTTCTTTTCAGCAAAATGGATAGACATGAGGCTGAGGCAGGCTACTCGGCCAGTTGACTACAGCCTCTAAATCAAATAGGCCCCAAGTCCACAGGAGAAGCCAAGGCAGATATATGAATTTAAAATCCAAATATGTTGACGCCAAAGATAAGATGAAGGTCAAGAATGGTACAAATATTGGTTTCTATCCAAAAAATGAAAAGACAAAGCAAATAGAAGAACACAAGTGGTTGAAATGGTCACGTAAACACCCACACTTTTATCAATTGGTCCAACAAATGCTAAACAATGCCACATGCTAATAAAATATCAACTCCAAATGTTATCCAGCTACTCACCCCTGCTTCCTGGAACCTCACTAGAGACCATGTCCTTTGAATCTTCTCTAGTGTCAACCTCTTTTAAACGTAACAAATTTGTGTGCTGTTGTTGTTTCACTAGTTTGAATGGTTCTTTCTTCCTTCTTACCTTTCCAATTCAATCCTAATCCCTAATTTAGTCAAAATCAAAATGATTAAGATtaaaaaagtaattataataataaaatctttAGGTAAAGATAAGTTCCATTCCATATTCCATGATTGGTGGTTCAAATCCAGCTGTGTGAATCTGAGGACCCATCCTGACAGTCTGCTCCGATGTGCAAAACCCACCAATAATTTGTAATCCAGCCACCACCCAACAGCCAAAAGGCAGAGAATGGGATTCTTATCCCGGGCTCACTCcatgtaaatttttattaatatatattattaatttttatttcacataaatataaaaaattaagcaaccccttaaattaactttttaaaattgaattgaatttaatttaatttattttctttatataatATTAGAGCTTAACTTCCATTGTGTTGATTGTGCTAATCTGGGCAAACGAAGGGAAGAAAAATCAGTAGGAGGATTGGGGGAAGGTCAAATCAAAGATGGGGGGGAGAGCAAGTCAGAGGAGGAGAATAGAAAATCAATAGAGGCCATCAGGGGGAAACCCACAAACATTGCACCAAAACAAGGCTGCAGATTTTGAAATGGACAGTTATAAAGCCAGGGACCGTGTTTGGTGCATTGAAATTTGCATGATTTTAGTGATGAGTGAGCGGCTGCTGCTggctgctcttttttttttttttggacctaATTTGACTAAAACGCGGTCGCACCGTCAGTTTCATCCGTGGTGCTATGAATCTGGAGCTCTCCTGGCCTCATCCATTAACCGACAAAACTATGTACACCTCACCTCGGCGATTCTGATTACCCTTTCAAAACCTATTAAGCCATTTTTACGAGAACAAGTGTCTTGAGCTAACATCACACACAGTTACATAATTTtatgattaattaaaaattattaaattttcattttttataaaatttatttaattttaatttaattttataaaaattgttataaaaaaaattaaaaatttttaaattaatctgttaatttatTAAGAAAAATATCTCCATGATGTTAGGAAAAAACAAACGTCATTAAATAAGAGACGCCAAGCTAGAAAATGTTGACAACGTGTGTAAATATTATTAGTCAATACTGTTGTGAACTTGTGACGAAAAAAATGTGTTCAAAGCTGTCATGTCAACTATTTAAACGCATCCTATAAATTATAAATTCCAAATAAAAGGCACGTGACCCATGAAAGCCGCTACAGTCACCCACGTAAGTACACCTGTCCATAGCCTGGTTTTgctctaattaaattaaaaaaaagattaaattaaatcATTCAATTTTAGTTCCAAATTACTAATTCGAATCGGTCGATTTCAATTTTGGAAATTGGACTGTAACCACAGTACAAGTACATGTATCCAATCAGGAAACCATTACGTAATCAATTGGTTTCCttacttttctttaaaatatgaaaaatattttctctattttttgatatttaattaaaaaagttattttttttaataaatgagaTTTCATAAATATGTAAAAAATAATTTGTTAATCACTATCCCTCGTATACACCTAATGTAATATTCTCACTCATAAATAAAGaggttaattattaaaaaattttaaaatttgataatttttataattaaattttaaaatttatatagttATTAATTAAATCTTCacatttaattaatttctcaaattaACTTCATAATTAAGGCCATGTTTAGATAGAAGAAAAAGggagaggaaagaaaataaataaggGAAAATAAATTGAGATTGACCCTTTCCCTTATTTGGAAATGAAGGGAAAATAAAGAGAGGAGAGAAAATAACTCTTATTTTCCCCTTGTTATTTTCTCTCCAATTTAGAGAGAAAATAACAAAAGTGTAGAATTATAAATTGAAATTACAAAATTATCTTtttctaaagtttttttttttaaatacattagataaaattgtaaatttatcatacttttctttcctctctttattttcctctctttatatccaaacaagagaaaagaaaataacaaaagaaaaatattctttatttttcactctttattttttttctcccCTAAAAGATTTCCCAAATAAAgtgtaaaaaattattaatatatttaattaaaattatacgtTAATTATCATATCATTAAGtaaaaattatatcaaaaattttaaattaaaattaattattaaaaaaatataaaatttattaatttttataattaaattttaaaatttgtgtaATCATTTATTAAACATTCACATTTAAATAATGTCTTAAATTGATCTTATcgctaataaattattaataaaaatataaaaataattttatatattatataaaaaagttacttttttttttaatttttaagcagctctatttttttttctcatgttatttaaatttttttttccttttattcttAGAGTAGCTAACGTCTTAGCCATAGTTTAGCTatgttttttcattttttttttaattattggagTGGAAATTGTCTTTCAAAATCTAATTCATCTTATTTTTTTAATACGTGTTATATTGCCAAGGGAGGCACGCGGTGAAGGATAGGAAGTATCCCAAATGAAGGACCCACTGGAAACGTGGAAATCTGAGTCAATAAATGGCTCATCATCGTCACAGGCAGTGTAATTGGAAGCATCCTCTCTCGACTCATCAATAATGTAATCTTAATAATgaagtaaataaataaaagaaataaaaagtagAAAAATGGAAATTTCCATGGCGTGGTTATCCTTTTGCCACTGCGCTGTGAACAACTGTGGAGGAATCGCACGTGAGTAGAAATTTCTTTCCCAATACATAAGGTTTCTTAAAAAAAGTCTGTGCTAAGATTTTGTGAGCTGTTCTTGCCAAATCACTGTGAGCCCGCGTTGTGATTTAGTGGGAAGAAGTGGCTTCAGACCAGCGATAGCCTATAATTGAATCTattaattatgaactaaataaaatttatttttttattttaataatattattatttttatataaatataaaatatattattttacagTATATTGAATGTATACTGTATTCTACTCTTAATAATTGGCTGAGTATGTGAATTAGGtagaaaagtaaaataaattaattgaaagtgtGTGTGAAATGGAAGTGGCATCGCAAAGTTGACAATTAGACACGTATGTCTTGAGGAGGGTTTGCGTCCAAAGACAGCTGCAGATTTGGGCATATGCTTTAATACAAGAGACAACGCACTTAGGGAAGTTAGGATTCTTTGAGTTTGGCAAGAAGAGTTAAATTAAATGACTTTTCCTTCAAGTTACAAATAAAAGATGCTTACCATCTttagaagagaaagagagagagagagagagggatgtCCACAATTGCACGTTTTGGGATTTATTagttaactatttaattaaacaATTGCTTTTTGTTGGGGTAGAGGGATTAGTTTTGATTAAATTCATCATTTTACTTGTTTTCCACATTCTT
It contains:
- the LOC110673699 gene encoding transcription factor HEC1-like is translated as MDVDMMKSSSSSGEEHMDMMTMMMQMEKLPDFCEPFHSTSTSTLQETQFSNGNPTSIVTSPPTHHNPHATSPPIISPPPSMPFMTTSMQEPLTGSLQPNMVTSKFKFLPPFTNVNSFLSSMEKKNSTSAIREMIFRIAAMQPIHIDPESIKPPKRRNVKISKDPQSVAARHRRERISERIRILQRLVPGGTKMDTASMLDEAIHYVKFLKKQVQSLEQAGANRPTAGFPFSGLTVPNIGYSSLVKNCQPAPNTVGSMLR
- the LOC110673646 gene encoding protein RALF-like 34; protein product: MAAPAPALYLFFFIIFLALSSITHAQVEETGLKITVDALEWPMAMSMYSNLEEKGEFGDGFIDLDGEEDGDEKMGERRSLFWRRVRYYISYGALAANRIPCPPRSGRSYYTHNCFKARTPVNPYTRGCSRITRCRR